The nucleotide window GATCGCAGTTGTCCAGtatgctcgccccccccccaatggaGGATACATCTAAAAAGCCCCTCACTGCCTCCTCAGATTCTTCAGAAATGCCTCAGTTTGattgttattttgagtttttttataGTCAAAATAAACCAGAAGCGAATTGGTTGCGAACAGCGTTGCATTAAGATGCAGTGGCGGTTGGTTACGATATGAACACTGGACGTGTGCGCGGTGGTCCTGCGCCCCCACGTGGCTCCACGCAGGTACTGACTCATCATGCAAACCACAAGAACCACTGGACAGAGAAGTAAAGGCCGTTTGAGTTTATTTGTCTGAAGCAGTTCACATGGCGAAGGAACAGACTGCGATACACAGACGATGGAATCAATACTGCTTGGCTTTTTTTACCACTAAGAAAAAGGtgcatttcttctttcttctcgcGACGAGAGACCGTATATTGTAAACAAATATTGAGTAGTTATGAAACAGCTTCAACTtcagtattattttttttttaaagggcatCTAACTAAGGATtagataaaacacaaaaaaagcgcATAAATAAAAGCACAAGACTTCCCATCGATCTCATTTCACATAATCTGACTGGCACACTACAGTCTAAACACTACTCCGCATTTAACTCCATGACTTGTTTTACTAAAGTAAAACAAACTCCAGGCATCTCCCACTAAGACCCCAACGCGACACAAACACGGCGCCTCTCGtagctaaaaaaataaaataaattaaaagccCTGAAAGTCTGGATAATACATAAGATGTCAGGCACCTGCAGCGCGAGGAGGACAAACCCCGAAAGGCAAAAAGATGTGAGGCTATAAATCGACCGGCTTGGTGGCGGACAGCAGCTGCACCTGGTGGAGCGGGTTTCGGGGGGAACCTCTGTAATGGCTCATGTccttctccaccagctgctgcgccgccgccgccggcttcCGGCCTCCCGATGGAGCGGCCACAGCGACGTCCGCTTTGGTCTTTGGTTGGACCTTGTTGGTCATGTCGGCCAGAGCGGCGGCGTTGGGCCGGCGGGTGCTCGGCTTTTTGGGCGGGACCGGCGGCGCTCCCTTGCCGGGCCCCGCGGGGGCCTCTCCCCGGCgcggcgggggcggcggccGCCGAGGGGAGAGGCCGCTCTCCAGGCTCGCCGCCGCCTTCACCACCGCCGCGTTTCTGGGCGGCCTGCTGCCCTCCCCCAGGAGAGAGTTCATCCGGCGGACGGTCTGACGCACCGGCGTGCGCTGGAACTTGAGCGGCGACCGCGCGTGTCCGGCCAGGCGGCCTTTGGGGGAAAGGAGGGTGAGCTTGTTGAAGTGATGGATGTGGTCGGCCACGCGGCGCTTCTCCGTCTCCAGGCTGCGCGGGGACAGCGGCTCTCGGCCGTCGCCCTTCGGGGGAGACTCTCCGCCGCCCTTCGGGGGCGTGCCGAACTCCTCGCCGAGGTCGAGGCCCGGCTTGTACGGCGTGGACTGCAGCCCGCGGGAGACGCCCCGCTGGAAGTGAGCCGGACTCTGGATGTCCAGGGCGTCTATCAGCCTGCTGCAGTTCCCCTGCTCCGTCTCGCAGGCCGCCAGCAGCGCCGAGCCCTCGCGGCTGCCGTCGGCGGCGGCGCAGGCTGAGCCCCCGTCGCTGCGGTACGCGCCGAGCTCAAAAACCACGCTGTCAATGTGCAGAGGCGATAGAGCGGCAATTTCCATCTGGCCGAAGGTGACGTTCTGCTCGTCGGCCGCAGGGCGCTGCTGAGGGAAGAAGCCCGGCTGACCTCGGGCCGCGGGGGTCACCGGCGGGGGGAGCGGGACGTCGCCCGGTGGGACAGTCCGGAGGTCGCTGCCGGACTCCGTGAAGGTCCTCTTTACTGTCAGGAGGGCGGAGCCGGTTTGTCTCGGGGCCTCGGGGGTCTCGCCCCCCAGGCTCTCGGCACTGGAAGCACAGCAGAGCTTCTTGGGGAAGCCGGGCGGCGCCGGCGGGCGCTTTGACACGGCGACGGTCGGCTCGGACTTGTAGTTGCTCATTGAGCACGTGTTAGTGGGTAAAGTCGGGGTGTCCGTGAAAGACCCCCCGCCGAAAGCCGGggctcctcctgcaggagccACCCCGCTCCACGGGGTCCGGTGGGCCCTTGAGTCACAGCGGGGGGTCAGCAGGTTGTCCTCGGACTTGCTGACGTACTTGGTGCCTGTAAGACAACGCGTGATATTAGAGGCGGTTGGAACTCAAAAGACTACATATGCAATATGTCAcaagaatatttaaataataataatccacccGGTACTCACTTCTGGGTTCTGCTTTTCGAGGCAGAACCGAAGGACTGAACCGCGTCTCTTTGGTGAAACAAAAACTGGTGGTGCTCTCCTGAGTGGCGAGTCGCCAGCCGATGGACTCGGATCCCTTTTATCAGCAGCatgaaatgagaaatgaaagaTGGAAGAAACTTCAGGCAAGAGGAGGCTTTA belongs to Gasterosteus aculeatus chromosome 15, fGasAcu3.hap1.1, whole genome shotgun sequence and includes:
- the arhgap11a gene encoding rho GTPase-activating protein 11A isoform X1 gives rise to the protein MKDTEKTVMRLVAVQHLRAAYGIKTKNWNKNKAASCKTAAGSSTKVFGVSLETLPYYNMECGSVPSFLVDACMMLQAYVDTEGLFRKSGSVVRLKALRAKLDAGEECLSAALPCDVAGLVKQFFRELPEPVLPTELQEAFLKAQQLPAEEDRSAATMLLSCVLPDRNLSVLRHFFDFLQNVSKRSAENKMDSSNLSVILAPNILHAGDGTEKMNANTEKRLKLQAAILHCFIENAHNFGVLPQFLLEKVPAMMGCEAGVMSPADGLEELDLNSGMKKRSRRSFGEMVNGALNKIKASRTPTNATQSESLVFSSATPVIATPTSKRKLPSEYAPSFGFSNKKLRSVKKTLGIELLPNTLFSGASTPGSALSASGVLDSSHTAVSPAGKSRRQSSVSARRKSRRISSRQALNRVESGRSGCFSPKVSKKEAPRKSLRSRFSLGKSSKEAGSESIGWRLATQESTTSFCFTKETRFSPSVLPRKAEPRSTKYVSKSEDNLLTPRCDSRAHRTPWSGVAPAGGAPAFGGGSFTDTPTLPTNTCSMSNYKSEPTVAVSKRPPAPPGFPKKLCCASSAESLGGETPEAPRQTGSALLTVKRTFTESGSDLRTVPPGDVPLPPPVTPAARGQPGFFPQQRPAADEQNVTFGQMEIAALSPLHIDSVVFELGAYRSDGGSACAAADGSREGSALLAACETEQGNCSRLIDALDIQSPAHFQRGVSRGLQSTPYKPGLDLGEEFGTPPKGGGESPPKGDGREPLSPRSLETEKRRVADHIHHFNKLTLLSPKGRLAGHARSPLKFQRTPVRQTVRRMNSLLGEGSRPPRNAAVVKAAASLESGLSPRRPPPPPRRGEAPAGPGKGAPPVPPKKPSTRRPNAAALADMTNKVQPKTKADVAVAAPSGGRKPAAAAQQLVEKDMSHYRGSPRNPLHQVQLLSATKPVDL
- the arhgap11a gene encoding rho GTPase-activating protein 11A isoform X2, with translation MKDTEKTVMRLVAVQHLRAAYGIKTKNWNKNKAASCKTAAGSSTKVFGVSLETLPYYNMECGSVPSFLVDACMMLQAYVDTEGLFRKSGSVVRLKALRAKLDAGEECLSAALPCDVAGLVKQFFRELPEPVLPTELQEAFLKAQQLPAEEDRSAATMLLSCVLPDRNLSVLRHFFDFLQNVSKRSAENKMDSSNLSVILAPNILHAGDGTEKMNANTEKRLKLQAAILHCFIENAHNFGVLPQFLLEKVPAMMGCEAGVMSPADGLEELDLNSGMKKRSRRSFGVFSSATPVIATPTSKRKLPSEYAPSFGFSNKKLRSVKKTLGIELLPNTLFSGASTPGSALSASGVLDSSHTAVSPAGKSRRQSSVSARRKSRRISSRQALNRVESGRSGCFSPKVSKKEAPRKSLRSRFSLGKSSKEAGSESIGWRLATQESTTSFCFTKETRFSPSVLPRKAEPRSTKYVSKSEDNLLTPRCDSRAHRTPWSGVAPAGGAPAFGGGSFTDTPTLPTNTCSMSNYKSEPTVAVSKRPPAPPGFPKKLCCASSAESLGGETPEAPRQTGSALLTVKRTFTESGSDLRTVPPGDVPLPPPVTPAARGQPGFFPQQRPAADEQNVTFGQMEIAALSPLHIDSVVFELGAYRSDGGSACAAADGSREGSALLAACETEQGNCSRLIDALDIQSPAHFQRGVSRGLQSTPYKPGLDLGEEFGTPPKGGGESPPKGDGREPLSPRSLETEKRRVADHIHHFNKLTLLSPKGRLAGHARSPLKFQRTPVRQTVRRMNSLLGEGSRPPRNAAVVKAAASLESGLSPRRPPPPPRRGEAPAGPGKGAPPVPPKKPSTRRPNAAALADMTNKVQPKTKADVAVAAPSGGRKPAAAAQQLVEKDMSHYRGSPRNPLHQVQLLSATKPVDL